A region of Paramormyrops kingsleyae isolate MSU_618 chromosome 17, PKINGS_0.4, whole genome shotgun sequence DNA encodes the following proteins:
- the LOC111856818 gene encoding scaffold protein ILK, giving the protein MDDIFTQCREGNAVAVRLWLDNTENDLNQGDDHGFSPLHWACREGRSNVVDMLIMRGARINVMNRGDDTPLHLAASHGHRDIVTKLIQCKADTNAANEHGNTPLHYACFWGQDMVAEDLVANGAQVSICNKYGETPLDKAKPHLQDILKERAEKLGQNLNKIPYKDTFWKGTTRTRPRNGTLNKHAGIDFKQLSLLTKINENHSGELWHGRWQGNEIVVKVLKVRDWTTRKSRDFNEEYPKLRIFSHPNVLPMLGACQSPPAPHPIIITHWMPYGSLYNVLHEGTNFVVDQMQAVKFALDIGCGMAFLHTLEPMIPRHHLNSKGVMIDEDMTARISMADVKFSFQCPGRMYSPAWMAPEALQKKPEEINRRSADMWSFAVLLWELVTREVPFADLSNMEIGMKVALEGLRPTIPPGISPHICKLMRICMNEDPAKRPKFDMIVPILEKMQDK; this is encoded by the exons ATGGACGACATTTTCACCCAGTGCCGGGAGGGCAATGCTGTGGCTGTGCGCTTGTGGCTGGACAACACCGAGAATGACCTCAACCAGGG agaTGACCATGGCTTCAGCCCCCTGCACTGGGCGTGCCGTGAGGGCCGCTCCAACGTGGTGGACATGCTCATCATGCGGGGGGCCCGAATCAACGTCATGAACCGCGGTGACGACACGCCCCTGCACCTGGCCGCCAGCCACGGGCACCGCGACATCGTCACCAAG CTAATCCAGTGCAAGGCAGATACCAATGCAGCCAACGAGCATGGCAACACCCCACTGCACTACGCCTGCTTCTGGGGACAGGACATGGTGGCTGAG GATTTGGTGGCTAATGGTGCCCAAGTGAGTATATGTAATAAATATGGAGAGACGCCTTTGGACAAGGCTAAGCCCCACCTTCAGGACATTCTGAAAG AGCGTGCAGAGAAGCttggacaaaacttgaataagATCCCCTATAAGGACACCTTCTGGAAAGGCACCACTCGAACCCGGCCCC GTAATGGCACTCTGAACAAACATGCTGGGATTGACTTCAAACAGCTGTCCCTTCTGACCAAGATTAATGAGAATCACTCTGGAGAG CTGTGGCATGGGCGTTGGCAAGGAAACGAGATTGTGGTTAAGGTGCTTAAGGTCCGAGACTGGACCACCAGGAAGAGCCGTGACTTTAATGAAGAATATCCAAAACTGAG GATATTCTCCCATCCAAATGTGCTGCCCATGCTGGGGGCGTGTCAGTCgcctcctgccccccaccccattatCATCACACACTGGATGCCCTATGGCTCGCTCTACAATGTGCTTCACGAGGGCACCA ACTTTGTGGTGGATCAGATGCAGGCTGTCAAGTTTGCGCTAGACATCGGGTGTGGGATGGCCTTCCTGCACACGCTGGAGCCCATGATCCCTCGCCACCATCTCAATAGCAAGGGCGTCATG ATTGATGAGGACATGACAGCCCGGATAAGCATGGCAGACGTGAAGTTCTCCTTTCAGTGTCCGGGCAGAATGTACTCGCCTGCTTGGATGGCACCTGAAG cctTGCAGAAGAAGCCAGAGGAGATCAACCGGCGCTCTGCGGACATGTGGAGCTTTGCAGTGCTGCTGTGGGAGCTGGTGACTCGGGAGGTGCCCTTCGCTGATCTCTCCAACATGGAGATTGGCATGAAG GTCGCTCTAGAGGGCCTCCGACCCACAATCCCGCCTGGAATCTCGCCCCACATCTGCAAACTCATGAGGATCTGTATGAATGAGGACCCAGCTAAGAGGCCCAAATTTGACATGATCGTGCCCATCCTGGAGAAAATGCAGGACAAGTAA
- the rrp8 gene encoding uncharacterized protein rrp8, with amino-acid sequence MFAEEAEWNDGPEAKALTEAVIHGTPMPENINATTTISRKRSLLRTLHTLGSLPTWTNGTAHEGSEDSETEGATLPAKRRKKRSKKHRRSAPTEHESKQKEVEVVPGTIVTERKKNEKISEGSLNKKKTKPVNEGEGVDIQKETSQTAGNEETRLSRQQWKNKMKNKRKCKNKYTQNEKLLQSVPKADENRQIKKGGKPHLSMQDESAPIQKSKTKERKLDSRNIQLNSQHAGAIEANSVSVGGDTTQKENHKCGRIKGESQVLGESSCRASKSGGVNRGEKKDGKIKSKFEVLQQSAQKKKLQKMLQHGEAVGKGRIVQEETEDSHSGVEEERGKTTEGSTDRSAALKVRMEQRLQAARFRYINEQLYTSTSSTASRMFKQDPQAFDIYHRGFTTQVQRWPANPVDAVIAYIKHKPATLVVADFGCGDCKIARSVRNKVHSFDLAPVCDLVTVCDMANVPLPNASVDIAVFCLSLMGTNLRDFLVEASRVLVMGGVLKIAEVASRFENVRGFVGALSALGFRLVSKDIDNRYFYSFEFVKNGNAPEKSKTSGLELKPCMYKKR; translated from the exons ATGTTCGCTGAGGAGGCTGAATGGAACGATGGTCCAGAGGCAAAAGCTCTTACGGAAGCGGTAATCCATGGCACGCCGATGCCAGAAAACATCAATGCTACG ACCACGATTAGCAGGAAGAGAAGCCTGCTGCGAACACTCCATACCCTGGGCTCGCTTCCCACCTGGACCAACGGCACTGCTCATGAGGGCAGCGAAGATAGCGAGACAGAAGGAGCAACCTTGCCTGCTAAAAGGAGGAAGAAGCGGAGCAAAAAGCACAGGAGATCGGCACCAACTGAACATGAAAGCAAGCagaaggaggtggaggtggTGCCTGGAACTATAGTGACAGAAAGGaagaaaaatgagaaaatatCAGAAG GCTCCCTGAACAAGAAAAAGACAAAACCAGTAAATGAAGGTGAGGGGGTGGATATCCAGAAGGAAACGAGCCAGACTGCCGGTAACGAGGAGACACGGCTAAGCCGTCAGCAGTGGAAGAACAAGATGAAGAACAAGAGGAAGTGTAAAAACAAGTACACGCAGAATGAAAAGCTGCTGCAGAGTGTCCCCAAAGCAGATGAAAATCGACAGATAAAAAAGGGTGGAAAACCACATTTGTCAATGCAGGATGAAAGTGCTCCAATACAAAAGAGTAAAACAAAAGAGAGAAAGCTGGACAGCCGCAATATTCAGCTGAACAGCCAACATGCAGGGGCAATAGAAGCAAATTCTGTGTCCGTGGGTGGTGACACCACCCAAAAGGAAAACCATAAATGTGGCAGGATCAAAGGTGAATCGCAGGTATTAGGTGAATCTTCATGCCGAGCGTCAAAGTCTGGGGGGGTGAACAGAGGAGAGAAGAAAGATGGCAAGATCAAAAGTAAATTTGAGGTTCTGCAGCAGAGtgcacaaaagaaaaaactgcaGAAGATGCTACAGCATGGAGAGGCAGTTGGCAAAGGGAGAATCGTGCAGGAGGAGACAGAGGACAGTCACAGTGGGGTAGAAGAGGAGAGGGGGAAGACCACAGAGGGCAGTACGGACCGCTCAGCTGCCCTGAAGGTCCGCATGGAGCAGCGCTTGCAAGCAGCCCGGTTCCGCTACATCAACGAGCAGCTGTACACCTCAACCAGCAGCACGGCCAGCCGCATGTTTAAGCAAGACCCCCAAGCCTTCGACATTTACCATCGTGGGTTTACGACACAGGTTCAGCGTTGGCCTGCCAATCCGGTGGATGCCGTCATTGCCTACATTAAGCACAA GCCAGCCACCCTGGTAGTGGCCGATTTTGGGTGTGGGGACTGCAAGATAGCACGCAGTGTGAGGAACAAAGTCCACAGCTTTGACCTGGCACCTGTCTGCGACCTTGTTACGGTTTGCGACATGGCTAAT GTTCCTCTTCCTAATGCCAGTGTGGATATTGCTGTGTTCTGTCTCTCCCTCATGGGGACCAACCTCAGGGACTTCCTGGTGGAAGCCAGTCGCGTACTTGTGATGGG GGGTGTGCTGAAAATAGCAGAGGTGGCCAGTAGATTTGAGAATGTACGCGGCTTTGTGGGTGCACTGTCTGCTCTTGGGTTCAGGTTGGTTTCCAAG GATATAGACAACAgatatttttacagttttgagTTTGTGAAGAATGGGAATGCTCCAGAGAAAAGCAAAACTAGCGGCCTGGAGCTAAAGCCATGTATGTACAAGAAACGGTGA